One genomic region from Quercus robur chromosome 4, dhQueRobu3.1, whole genome shotgun sequence encodes:
- the LOC126723965 gene encoding anthocyanin 5-aromatic acyltransferase-like — translation MLSSINFISHLYLMANSITVKVLDNCYLSPPPNSAPQTSLPLTFFDIPWLFFSPGQTLYFYEYPYSTTYFTSTAFPNLKHSLSLTLQQYYPFAGNLKSPPKPGKPELVYTEGDKVQLTLAESNGDFNHLSGNHPRDVNEFYQLVPNLPTCFSGEKQLLPLLAVQVTVFPNSGICIGLTHHNVACNGRTFNNFMKTWAWYYGLGPLGDYPIKSLPCYDRSVIIDTCGLEAIFLKDWWNRNSSQEIVAVGTQTNVDLSNMVRATFVMSLSDMQRIKQWILAQCKRKNKSQPIHLSPSVLTCAFVWVCLLKTQVGVNEKCVGEDPIYFGFNAGGLTRLEYPVSTTYFGNCIGFGRGMAKMNELLEEDGIIVAAEVFGNTVKRLDKSFFGGAEKWISDWEVMFGSELHVMVSGSPKLDLYETDFGWGRPKKIEEISIDTTRAISLTESRDLEGGIEVGLALPKPEMDAFVTLYTEGLKALP, via the coding sequence ATGCTATCTAGCATCAATTTCATTTCCCATCTCTATCTCATGGCTAACTCCATCACAGTCAAGGTTCTTGATAATTGCTATCTCTCCCCCCCACCTAATTCAGCTCCACAAACCTCTCTCCCTCTAACCTTCTTTGACATACCATGGCTTTTCTTCTCTCCTGGCCAAACTTTGTACTTCTATGAATATCCCTACTCAACTACTTATTTCACATCCACTGCCTTTCCAAACCTCAAGCACTCCCTCTCTTTGACCCTCCAGCAGTACTACCCTTTTGCTGGAAACCTCAAGTCACCACCAAAACCTGGCAAGCCTGAGCTTGTTTACACAGAAGGTGACAAGGTTCAGCTCACACTTGCTGAGTCAAATGGGGATTTCAACCATCTTTCAGGTAATCATCCAAGAGATGTCAATGAATTCTACCAACTTGTGCCAAATTTGCCAACATGTTTCTCAGGTGAAAAACAATTACTTCCTTTGCTTGCTGTTCAAGTTACTGTTTTCCCAAATTCTGGAATCTGTATTGGACTCACACACCACAATGTTGCTTGTAATGGAAGGACTTTTAACAATTTCATGAAGACTTGGGCTTGGTATTATGGTCTTGGTCCTCTTGGAGATTACCCCATCAAGTCTCTACCTTGTTATGATAGGTCAGTCATCATTGACACATGTGGGCTTGAGGCTATTTTCTTGAAGGATTGGTGGAACAGAAACTCTTCACAAGAAATTGTTGCTGTTGGTACTCAAACCAATGTAGATTTGTCCAACATGGTTAGAGCCACTTTTGTGATGAGTTTGAGTGATATGCAGAGGATCAAGCAATGGATATTAGCTCAatgcaaaaggaaaaataagtcACAACCAATACATTTATCACCAAGTGTATTAACTTGTGCATTTGTATGGGTTTGTTTGCTTAAAACCCAAGTGGGTGTGAATGAGAAATGTGTTGGTGAGGATCCAATTTATTTTGGCTTTAATGCTGGAGGTCTTACTCGATTGGAATATCCAGTGTCCACAACATATTTTGGAAATTGCATTGGGTTTGGCAGGGGAATGGCAAAGATGAATGAGTTACTAGAAGAAGATGGAATTATAGTTGCAGCTGAAGTGTTTGGAAACACTGTTAAGAGGTTAGACAAATCATTTTTTGGAGGGGCAGAGAAGTGGATTTCAGATTGGGAGGTGATGTTTGGATCCGAGCTCCATGTTATGGTTTCTGGGTCTCCAAAGTTGGATCTTTATGAGACTGATTTTGGGTGGGGGAGACCCAAAAAGATTGAGGAGATTTCAATTGACACTACCAGAGCCATTTCATTGACTGAGAGTAGAGATTTGGAGGGTGGCATTGAGGTTGGCTTAGCCCTACCTAAACCTGAGATGGATGCTTTTGTTACTTTGTACACTGAAGGTCTCAAGGCCCTTCCTTGA
- the LOC126724574 gene encoding arabinogalactan protein 23-like, which translates to MEMKKIACAVLFAAASLSAVLADHHHHTSSPAPAPAQAAPAPGPSSGASAGLPVVGSLVGASLVSFVAYYLH; encoded by the coding sequence ATGGAGATGAAGAAGATCGCTTGTGCTGTGCTCTTCGCCGCTGCCTCACTTAGTGCAGTGTTGGCTGATCACCATCATCATACGAGCTCACCAGCTCCTGCACCTGCACAGGCTGCACCTGCACCTGGACCAAGCAGTGGAGCCTCAGCTGGCTTGCCTGTTGTTGGTTCTTTGGTTGGTGCTTCTCTTGTGTCATTTGTGGCCTACTACTTGCACTAG
- the LOC126724575 gene encoding arabinogalactan protein 23-like: MEMVKILCAVLFFVASMSAVLAHEGHHHHHHHHYSPTPAPAPAPGPSSGASATFPVVGSFVGASLVSLVAYYLY; the protein is encoded by the coding sequence ATGGAAATGGTGAAGATCCTTTGTGCTGTTCTTTTCTTTGTTGCCTCAATGAGTGCAGTGTTGGCTCATGAAGgccatcatcaccatcatcatcatcattactCCCCAACTCCAGCTCCAGCTCCAGCACCAGGACCAAGCAGTGGTGCCTCAGCTACTTTCCCAGTTGTTGGTTCTTTTGTTGGTGCTTCTCTTGTGTCACTTGTTGCCTATTACTTGTACTAg
- the LOC126723966 gene encoding uncharacterized protein LOC126723966 translates to MAAMISRRFSSRLLKTPHLFSSSSTSLISAKTLSNPSFNLIEFQAPIQPNPQSSNLGSIGSWSSSATNFKNPGLYWSPNEKPRNISAYNSLIHTGKLLNPVKNPQSFKLDWFHGGKPRFYSTSEPSSESEKPQKPSEYPSQNPDFKHQEIEGPTVERDQSALANETREVLEGTMKTIYSLSKAVAFLGLVQLGLGAWIAYITKSSPIPEVSMMSAVAFGFPFSLAFMLRQSLKPMYFFKKMEELGRLQILTLTLQVAKNLNTLFVRVRGISFICIAGLSVGLLFTLLSR, encoded by the coding sequence ATGGCCGCCATGATTTCACGCAGGTTTAGCTCTAGGCTTCTAAAAACACCTCATTTATTCTCATCATCCTCCACTTCCCTCATCTCTGCCAAAACACTTTCCAACCCAAGCTTCAACCTTATTGAATTTCAAGCCCCAATACAGCcaaacccccaaagttccaatCTTGGTTCCATTGGATCATGGTCAAGCTCTGCTACCAATTTCAAAAACCCTGGTCTTTATTGGTCACCAAATGAAAAACCCAGAAATATTTCAGCCTATAATTCATTGATACACACTGGGAAACTCCTAAACCCTGTTAAAAACCCTCAAAGTTTCAAGCTTGATTGGTTTCATGGAGGAAAACCCAGATTTTATTCAACCTCTGAACCATCCTCAGAATCTGAGAAACCCCAAAAGCCTAGTGAATACCCAAGTCAAAACCCGGATTTCAAGCACCAAGAAATTGAGGGACCAACAGTGGAGCGTGACCAATCTGCTTTAGCCAATGAGACCCGAGAAGTTCTAGAAGGGACGATGAAGACCATCTATAGTTTGAGTAAAGCTGTGGCTTTTCTGGGTCTGGTTCAGCTTGGCCTTGGAGCTTGGATTGCTTATATCACTAAGTCTTCGCCTATTCCTGAGGTTTCAATGATGAGTGCTGTGGCATTTGGGTTTCCATTCTCTTTGGCCTTCATGTTGAGGCAATCATTGAAGCCAATGTACTTCTTTAAGAAGATGGAGGAGCTAGGTAGGTTACAGATTTTGACTCTGACTCTCCAGGTTGCTAAGAATTTGAATACATTATTTGTTCGAGTTCGCGGAATTTCCTTCATTTGTATTGCTGGCTTGTCAGTTGGATTATTGTTCACTCTTCTGTCAAGATGA
- the LOC126723967 gene encoding protein gar2: MGSVDDQTFNVNFTTDGVGKLREVVKEKLMEFTDFSDDHLVEYVIVLVKNGKRKEDARNELRVFLDGDTDSFVSWLWDHLALNLDLYVQHEESYMEEAPKTKPPLWDQGGKNDSHCSDSESEKEKSNMLSRSRHNREWKGLVRDAAEPPPLRSSDIDKIHYEEKPHRRVSRAKRSPSPRSFQKKRSQPDERESKKREAVSQVNIDAPRRLLQFAVRDAVGTSRPSNLAKEPRLKRLRSVVSTSTGDSLFVDHPQRIQSVARVLNPMSTVIKAVAEAAEDVIKVKPSGSVFDRLGRGMDVSETSVQHTEFREAAVEDGEYGDVNQIQQQTWPSYHQRSNYSGQYVGDMSMLESETGLASDSTSDNEGYDDVNVMGRRVMDVSQTGTSAGNKVEDSMMVQYSVANNADDVVRRNKDHDQAVAAANTSRSKIVNISVNVNTWKPPHYQEPREIAEVDNRKSLLESDTGSGKSGVRLMTEPAKVGNGNAKPAVDAQKESLKTLSATPGLYAAGRPLEDADSRTIFISNVHFGASKDSLSRHFNKFGEVLKVVILTDAATGQPKGSAYVEFMRKEAADNALSLDGTSFMSRILKVVRRSAANQEAAPIMTWPRGNPFAAARFARVPFPRGMSGAFRARPPLKLGARSMQWKRDAQATPAESGASVYGNAIPSPTARSLTYVRTEPKPDGNPSTT; encoded by the exons ATGGGAAGCGTCGATGATCAGACATTCAATGTGAATTTCACTACCGATGGCGTTGGGAAGCTAAGGGAGGTAGTGAAGGAGAAGCTGATGGAGTTCACGGATTTCAGCGATGATCATCTTGTG GAATATGTGATTGTGTTAGTAAAGAATGGCAAGCGCAAGGAAGATGCAAGGAATGAGTTGCGTGTGTTTTTGGATGGGGACACTGATTCTTTTGTATCTTG GCTGTGGGATCATCTTGCTTTAAATTTGGATTTGTATGTACAACATGAAGAGTCTTATATGGAAGAAGCTCCCAAGACAAAACCCCCATTGTGGGACCAAGGTGGAAAAAATGATTCTCATTGTTCAGATTCTGAATCAGAAAAAGAGAAGTCTAATATGTTATCTAGAAGCCGGCACAATAGGGAATGGAAAGGACTAGTGAGGGATGCAGCTGAACCCCCTCCTCTTCGGAGCTctgatattgacaaaattcatTATGAAGAAAAACCTCATCGCAGAGTAAGTCGTGCAAAGAGGTCTCCTTCTCCCCGTTCTTTTCAGAAGAAAAGGAGTCAGCCGGATGAGCGTGAGAGCAAGAAG AGGGAGGCAGTTTCTCAAGTAAATATTGATGCCCCAAGGCGTCTACTTCAGTTTGCAGTTCGAGATGCAGTGGGAACTTCGAGGCCTTCCAATTTGGCAAAGGAACCCAGATTGAAGCGACTTCGTTCTGTGGTTTCAACATCCACTGGGGACTCATTGTTTGTTGATCATCCTCAGCGGATTCAGTCTGTTGCCAGAGTGCTAAATCCCATGTCAACTGTTATTAAAGCTGTGGCAGAGGCTGCAGAAGATGTAATAAAGGTTAAACCTTCTGGAAGTGTGTTTGACCGACTTGGTCGTGGTATGGATGTATCAGAGACCAGTGTCCAGCATACAGAATTTAGAGAAGCTGCTGTTGAAGATGGAGAATATGGGGATGTTAACCAAATTCAGCAACAAACATGGCCGAGCTATCATCAAAGAAGCAATTACAGTGGACAGTATGTTGGCGATATGAGTATGTTAGAAAGTGAAACTGGCTTGGCATCTGATTCTACATCTGACAATGAAGGATATGATGATGTCAATGTCATGGGCCGTAGAGTGATGGATGTTTCTCAGACTGGCACGTCTGCTGGAAACAAGGTTGAGGATTCAATGATGGTGCAGTATAGTGTAGCTAACAATGCTGATGATGTTGTTAGACGAAATAAGGATCATGATCAAGCCGTGGCAGCAGCAAATACTTCTCGTAGTAAGATAGTGAACATCTCTGTGAATGTAAACACTTGGAAGCCGCCTCATTATCAGGAGCCTAGGGAGATTGCAGAAGTGGATAATAGGAAATCTCTATTGGAGAGCGACACAGGATCTGGCAAGTCTGGTGTGCGTCTTATGACGGAGCCGGCCAAAGTTGGTAATGGAAAT GCAAAACCTGCTGTGGATGCTCAGAAAGAGTCCCTGAAGACACTGTCAGCCACTCCTG GTTTATATGCTGCTGGTCGACCTCTAGAGGATGCTGATTCTCGAACCATCTTTATTAGCAAT GTCCATTTTGGTGCTTCTAAGGATAGTCTTTCTCGGCACTTTAATAAATTTGGGGAAGTACTAAAAGTGGTTATACTGACTGATGCAGCAACAGGGCAACCAAAAGG GTCAGCTTATGTAGAGTTCATGAGAAAAGAGGCAGCAGACAATGCTTTATCTTTGGACGGGACCTCCTTCATGTCACGGATTCTTAAG GTTGTGAGGAGAAGCGCTGCCAATCAAGAAGCTGCCCCGATCATGACATGGCCTCGGGGCAATCCATTTGCTGCTGCTAGGTTTGCCAGGGTTCCTTTTCCAAGAGGCATGTCTGGTGCATTTAGGGCTCGCCCTCCATTAAAACTTGGTGCTAGGAGCATGCAGTGGAAGCGGGATGCTCAGGCCACACCAGCTGAGAGCGGTGCTTCTGTCTATGGAAATGCTATTCCGTCACCCACTGCTCGTAGTCTCACCTATGTCAGAACAGAACCTAAGCCAGATGGGAATCCCAGTACAACCTAG